The Selenihalanaerobacter shriftii genome includes the window CTGTCAACTTTAATTACATTTTCCTCACTTTCATTCTCACCGTTATTTTTTTCTTGGTTATCTATATTTTTATTTTCATCTTGTGTATCTACATTAGGGGTACCATTAATATCTCCTGCTTCTTGGTCTAATACCATCTCCATTAATAATTCAGATGTCTTTGTGTCAATAGTACTCATATGACTACTTACATCTACATCTAGTTCATTTAATAACTCTATTACTTCTGAACTAGATAACTCTAAATCCTGAGCTAATTTATAAACTCTAACCTTTCCCATATTACACACCTCCAACTAATTATTCAGACTCCTCACTTAAATCTATCTCTGTAAAATCAAAATCAGAGCTGAGTTCTTCCGTTTCTACTTCCTCCGAACTTTCTATATCATCTAATACTTCTTCATCATCTAATGCTTTTTCTTCAACTTGTGATTCACTCTTGATATCTATTTTCCAACCAGTTAACTTAGCAGCTAACCTAGCATTTTGACCTTCTTTCCCAATAGCTAATGATAATTGATAGTCAGGAACAATTACTTCCGCTACCTTTTCAGTTTCTTCTACTTTTACTTCTAATACTTCAGCTGGACTTAAAGAATTAGAAATTAATTTAGCAGGATCTTCACTCCACCTTACAATATCTACCTTTTCATCATTTAACTCATTAACTACTGCTTGCACTCTCATTCCATTAGGTCCCACACAAGCACCAATAGCATCTACTTCAGAATCATTGGAATATACAGCCATCTTAGACCTATATCCTGCTTCACGTGCTATTGCTTCAATTTCCACAATTCCATCATGAATCTCTGGAACTTCTAACTCAAATAATCGTTTTAAAAGTCCTGGATGAGTTCTCGAAACTAAAATATTTGGACCTTTAGTAGTCTGCTTGACTTCTACAATATAAATCTTAATTCTTTCATTTGGTTCATATGCTTCATTAGGAATCTGTTCTGGTGGAATTAAGATAGCTTCAGTCCTACCTAGATCAACAATCACATTATCCTTATGATAACGTTGAATAATTCCGGTTAGAATATCTCCTTCTAAGTTTGCAAATTCTTCATAAACTATGTCTCTTTCTGCTTCCCGAATTC containing:
- the nusA gene encoding transcription termination factor NusA; protein product: MNVELIRALEDIEKDKGIPKEMLLDAIKAALKSAYKKNFGSVQNVEIDIEEDVGEVNVYSNKEVVEEVEDSNVEISLAEAQEIAPDYELGDMVKIEVTPGNFGRIADQTAKQVVIQRIREAERDIVYEEFANLEGDILTGIIQRYHKDNVIVDLGRTEAILIPPEQIPNEAYEPNERIKIYIVEVKQTTKGPNILVSRTHPGLLKRLFELEVPEIHDGIVEIEAIAREAGYRSKMAVYSNDSEVDAIGACVGPNGMRVQAVVNELNDEKVDIVRWSEDPAKLISNSLSPAEVLEVKVEETEKVAEVIVPDYQLSLAIGKEGQNARLAAKLTGWKIDIKSESQVEEKALDDEEVLDDIESSEEVETEELSSDFDFTEIDLSEESE